In a single window of the Gemmatimonadota bacterium genome:
- a CDS encoding prolyl oligopeptidase family serine peptidase, whose amino-acid sequence MRRALLVLALLLTSLRPAAAQVSRPDTSDHFIWLEDVSGERAMSWVKAENGKTTDLLEKDPRYAGFYQGILKMAQAQDRIPGVNFIGGRLYNFWRDSAHIRGIWRSTTLASYRTPKPVWSTVLDLDAIAKRENANWVWQGADCVPPAERRCLISLSDGGEDASTVREFDLVTRDFVPGGFSLPKGKQDVTWMGSDTIVVSREWSPGDVTASGYPFIVKRLARGQPLSTAVELFRGTKADVSARAGTLVDGAGRRATIITRSVSFFESELYIVRAHDVARLAMPLKANFSAMIDGQLVVALSEAWHAGATTIKSGGLASFSVATAMKTPDALAPVAIVEPGPRESVAGASATRNRLLVGMTENVKGRVFSFARSADGHWHRTAIALPDNAATYVAAADSRSDLAFLGVTGFLNPTSIWIADAATASAKVLKSTPARFDASGLMVEQFEATSTDGTKIPYFITHPKTMKLDGSTPTILTAYGGFEVSSTPYYDQNAGKLWLTRGGALVLANIRGGGEFGPAWHEAGLKTKRQVIYDDFAAVAQDLIARKITSPRRLGIVGGSNGGLLMGVEMNQHPELWNAVQIAVPLLDMLRYEQIAAGASWVGEYGSVANPDERAFLASISPYHNLKPGVKYPTPFIWTTTKDDRVGPQHARKLAAKMAELGMPYLYYEVIEGGHGSGANAIQQAHTNALGYVYFTRQLMDGGAAIP is encoded by the coding sequence ATGCGCCGAGCGCTGCTCGTTCTTGCCCTCCTGCTCACTTCCCTGCGGCCCGCCGCGGCCCAGGTCTCTCGCCCCGATACCAGCGACCACTTCATCTGGCTTGAGGATGTCAGCGGTGAACGAGCGATGTCGTGGGTCAAGGCCGAGAACGGCAAGACCACGGACTTGCTCGAGAAAGACCCGCGCTACGCGGGTTTCTATCAGGGAATCCTGAAGATGGCCCAGGCGCAGGACCGCATCCCAGGCGTCAACTTCATCGGTGGCAGGCTTTACAACTTCTGGCGTGACTCGGCCCACATTCGTGGCATCTGGCGGAGCACGACACTCGCGAGCTATCGGACGCCGAAGCCGGTGTGGAGCACGGTGCTCGATCTCGACGCCATCGCGAAGCGCGAGAACGCTAACTGGGTCTGGCAGGGCGCCGATTGTGTGCCGCCTGCAGAGCGGCGTTGCCTCATCTCACTCTCCGATGGTGGCGAGGACGCCTCCACCGTCCGCGAGTTCGATCTTGTCACCCGTGACTTCGTGCCCGGCGGATTCTCACTCCCGAAGGGGAAGCAAGACGTCACCTGGATGGGAAGTGACACCATCGTTGTTTCGCGCGAATGGAGCCCCGGCGATGTCACGGCGTCAGGATACCCCTTCATCGTCAAGCGACTCGCGCGCGGGCAGCCACTCTCGACCGCGGTCGAACTCTTTCGCGGCACCAAGGCCGATGTCTCGGCTCGCGCCGGCACCCTCGTCGACGGCGCTGGCCGAAGGGCCACCATCATCACCCGCTCTGTCTCCTTCTTCGAATCTGAGTTGTACATCGTCCGTGCCCACGACGTCGCAAGACTCGCGATGCCATTGAAGGCGAATTTCTCGGCGATGATCGATGGTCAGCTGGTGGTCGCGCTCTCCGAGGCCTGGCACGCTGGCGCGACGACGATAAAGAGTGGTGGCCTCGCCTCGTTCTCGGTGGCGACCGCAATGAAGACTCCCGACGCGCTCGCTCCGGTTGCGATCGTCGAGCCCGGCCCGCGCGAATCCGTCGCCGGTGCGTCAGCAACGCGAAACCGCCTGCTCGTGGGGATGACGGAGAATGTGAAGGGACGCGTGTTCTCGTTCGCGCGCAGCGCCGACGGCCACTGGCACCGCACGGCCATCGCCCTCCCCGATAACGCGGCCACCTACGTGGCAGCCGCCGATTCCCGCAGCGATCTCGCCTTTCTCGGCGTGACGGGATTCCTGAATCCGACGTCGATCTGGATCGCCGACGCTGCCACAGCCTCGGCGAAGGTGCTCAAGTCGACGCCAGCTCGCTTCGATGCGTCGGGCCTCATGGTCGAGCAATTCGAGGCAACCTCGACCGATGGCACGAAGATCCCGTACTTCATCACCCACCCGAAGACGATGAAGCTCGACGGCTCGACACCAACTATCCTCACGGCATACGGCGGCTTCGAGGTATCCAGCACGCCGTACTACGATCAGAACGCTGGCAAGCTCTGGCTCACCCGGGGCGGTGCACTCGTGCTCGCGAATATTCGCGGCGGCGGAGAGTTCGGTCCGGCGTGGCACGAGGCCGGTCTCAAGACGAAGCGGCAGGTGATCTACGACGACTTCGCTGCCGTGGCGCAGGATCTCATTGCCCGCAAGATCACGTCGCCTCGCCGGCTCGGCATCGTGGGTGGATCGAATGGTGGACTGTTGATGGGCGTCGAGATGAACCAGCACCCGGAGTTGTGGAACGCGGTGCAGATCGCCGTACCGCTGCTCGACATGCTGCGGTATGAGCAGATCGCTGCCGGCGCCTCGTGGGTTGGCGAGTATGGCAGCGTGGCGAACCCCGACGAGCGCGCCTTCCTCGCGAGCATCTCGCCGTACCACAACCTCAAGCCGGGGGTGAAGTACCCCACCCCGTTCATCTGGACTACCACGAAGGATGATCGGGTGGGCCCTCAGCACGCGCGAAAGCTTGCCGCGAAGATGGCGGAACTTGGGATGCCATATCTGTACTATGAGGTGATCGAGGGAGGCCACGGTTCGGGGGCGAATGCGATCCAGCAGGCCCATACGAACGCCCTGGGGTACGTCTACTTCACCCGGCAGTTGATGGATGGCGGGGCGGCGATTCCCTAG
- a CDS encoding site-specific integrase encodes MSTLTVRALNNLSKNPPAERIELQDQAVPSLRARVTPKGVVSLSWFRWVGARARRVTLGRWPGVSLDDARDAARRKDLDLAAGLDVVPARGATDGRSILSAVWASYFEHSKSHRKRPDDAASRWKHLASFKDRPLGSITEQDVERWHRTLGRSTGQVTANRCLGLLSALYNRAIRSGFRGKNPCAFVERFAESPRTRVLQGHETTRLLASLEAEADADLRDFIRLGMSTGARRGNIAAMRWSELDLNAQLWSISGADAKNGLPLVLPLGADAIAILRRRAEENRESSDYIFPARRANPKYPYQTSWQPRVRRVFDRAGLPDIRFHDLRRSFGTYCLNSGTDLALVSALLGHRQLSTTAAVYAHATAATLRAVVDRTTVHLLATATESQRPKLRAPSAAARGELTPDFMEVS; translated from the coding sequence GTGTCCACGCTCACGGTACGTGCCCTCAACAACCTCTCGAAAAATCCGCCCGCCGAGAGGATAGAGCTCCAAGACCAGGCGGTGCCATCCCTCCGAGCAAGAGTAACCCCAAAGGGGGTGGTCTCGCTCTCCTGGTTCCGGTGGGTCGGTGCGCGGGCAAGACGAGTGACCCTCGGTCGATGGCCTGGCGTCTCCCTCGACGATGCGCGGGATGCTGCACGAAGGAAAGACCTCGATCTTGCGGCAGGTCTCGATGTTGTGCCCGCGCGGGGAGCGACTGACGGGCGATCGATCCTGAGTGCGGTCTGGGCCTCCTACTTCGAGCACTCCAAGTCACACCGAAAGCGGCCGGACGATGCGGCAAGTCGGTGGAAGCACCTCGCCTCGTTCAAAGATCGCCCCCTAGGAAGCATCACTGAGCAGGATGTCGAGCGATGGCACCGAACTCTCGGTCGCTCCACCGGTCAGGTCACCGCAAATCGCTGCCTCGGATTGCTCAGCGCCCTCTACAACCGGGCCATCCGCTCCGGCTTCCGAGGGAAAAACCCTTGCGCCTTCGTGGAGCGGTTCGCAGAGTCGCCACGAACACGGGTGCTTCAGGGCCACGAGACCACCAGGCTGCTCGCCTCGCTCGAGGCAGAGGCGGATGCGGACCTCAGGGATTTTATTCGCCTAGGGATGTCGACGGGGGCGCGCCGCGGGAATATCGCGGCGATGCGCTGGTCTGAGCTCGACCTGAACGCCCAGCTCTGGAGCATCTCCGGGGCGGATGCAAAGAACGGCCTCCCACTGGTCTTGCCTCTCGGTGCGGATGCCATCGCGATATTGCGTCGGCGCGCGGAGGAAAATCGTGAATCGTCGGACTACATCTTCCCCGCCCGACGAGCGAACCCGAAGTACCCCTACCAGACTTCGTGGCAGCCCCGCGTTCGGCGAGTTTTCGACCGCGCCGGGCTTCCCGATATCCGCTTCCACGATCTACGCCGGTCATTCGGGACCTACTGCCTCAACTCCGGTACCGACCTCGCCCTTGTATCGGCCCTGTTGGGGCACCGGCAGCTCTCAACGACTGCGGCGGTCTACGCTCACGCAACGGCAGCAACGCTGCGCGCCGTTGTCGACCGAACCACCGTGCACCTCCTCGCTACTGCGACCGAGTCCCAGCGTCCGAAACTTCGGGCTCCATCTGCTGCAGCTCGTGGTGAACTCACTCCCGATTTTATGGAGGTGAGCTGA